The window GTGTACTCGACGGTGAGTTCCCACTCGTGACCGCGGCCATCACCAGTCTCGGTGATGACGTGCCGGAACACGAGTGCGTCTTCGTCGACGATTTCGGCGCGTCGTTCGACGGTATCTGCGTGGTCGTCGCGTCGGGTCTCGTTGTGGGTCCGCGCCGTGTACTCGGCCTTCGGGTCGGCGTCGACGACGAGGAAGTCCAGCGTCCGGAGGTTCATCAAGTCGACACGCGGGAAGCGAACCTCGGTGAGTGCACCTTCGGTGAGCGTGTACCAGAGTCGCGAGGGGTCTTCGGACCCGTGGTCGGCGACGGTGCCGATTCCGTACTTCTCACCGGTCGTCCACCGGGGTCGGTTCTCCGGGCCAGTCGGCGCGGGTTTCGGTGCCGGGAGCGCGTCGATTTCTGCGAGGATGGCTGTCGTCTCCATCCGAATCGCGTGTGGCCACCCGAGCGGTGTCGCACTGTCTGGCGTCCCGTCGTCGAACACTTGTTCGGCGAGGTAGCCTGCGTCCGTCGAGAATGGGCCGTCGGGTTGGAGCAGTTCGTAGAGGTTCGTCGCACGTTCGACGAACCGGCGTCCGTCCTTGCCGAGTCGGTCACAGAGGACGCCGAACTTCGCGGCGGCGTTGGCACCCCACGAGGTGGCGACAGACCAAACTTTCTCGCCGTCTTGTCCACCGGCACGCCAGTAGTCGTCTTCGAATCGGACCAACCCGGCCACGTCGCCGCGGGGGTTCCGGTACAGTCCTTTCAGCGTCGCCGCCATGTGCTTGACGAGGCGGTTCGCCGTCTCGGAGTCCACCTCTTCGATGTCGGCGTAGGCGTCCACGGCGTCGACGAGTGCGAAGGTGGCGGAGTCGAGTCTGTCGTCGCGTTCGCCGTTTCGGTCGAGGCGGAGCGCGTACACCTCTCTGTCTTCGTCCCACAGTTTGTCCAGTCCCTCGTACACGAGGGCCGCTTGTTCGGCGGCGTGTTCGCGCAACTCCTCGTTGAGTGGCGCGGTGGCGATGGTTGCGTACGCCTGCAAGAACGTCGCGGCCGTGTGTGTGAACCGACCGGCCATGTTCTCCCACGCGTTCTGGCACGCCATCGGGAGGCCGTCGTCTTCCAGACTGCTGTCGAGTCCGGAGATGCCCGCCGCGATGGTCGAGCGGATGCGGCCGACGAGTTCGTCGTCGAGTTCGTCACGACGCTCCGTGAGGACAGTCGCGAGGTAGGTCAGCACACTCGCCGTCTGGTCGGCCTGATACTCCCCGTCGCCGGCACCTTCGACACGGCCGTGTGCCCATCCGGGCGCGATGCTCCCGTCGACGGCCCAGACGCGGTGTGGCCACGTCCCGTCTTCGAGTTGCGTACGACAGTAGAACTCGGCGCTGGTCGCGAGGCGGTCTGCGAGGCCGAGTTCGAACGCGTCGTCAGCGTGCGCGAGTGCGCGCGAGATTTCTGCGTCGTCTCGGAACCACGTGTACCCGTACCCACCCGAGTGGGCGTAGAACGGGTCGAACTCGGGGCCTGCGATGCGGGCGCCGCTGGGTGCAGTCAGGAGCGAGAGCGCACGGAGGTCTGACCGGACGATTCGTTCGCGGGGCGTCCCCTCGGGCACGTACACTTCTGCTTGTTCGCGTGCGGCCGCACGGAGTTCGTCGGCCGTCGCGTGTTGGAGTGCGCAGTGCTGGAGGTCCGCGAGTGCGTCAACCCGGTCCATCTCGCTGTGGTCGGAGAGTTGGGTGACGAGTGTCGTTCGTGCTGCCCGCCCATTCTGTTCGAGTGGGGCGCTGACGACCACGTCACCGGAGAGGTGCGTGTCTTCGTAGCTATTGAGGACTGCCTCACGGGGGAAGTCGAACACGTCGTCGGAGAGCATCTCGTCGAAGCGTTCGGGAATCTGGCCGCGAACGTCGTCGAGACCGGTCGATGCGGTGACGTAGTCGTGTTCGTCGCGATGGAACACCTCGACGGCTTGCGTCCCGTTGGGTCCGCCGTCCTGATGGATGAGTCGCCCGACTTGCGTCTCGCGCCCTTCGGGTGCGAGGGTGAGAAACGCGGTCAGGTGGGCGTCGGTCGGAATCGCACCGCGCAGTTCGACGTGTGTCACGTGCGCGCGACCGAGTGTCAGGTCGTACTGGTGGACGGTGTACTCGCCGGCGTCGTACTCGGTTTCGACGAGACTCGTCTCTCGATAGTAGTGCTGCCGGACGGATTCGAGTTCGTCGAACCAGTGTGTTTCGCCGTCTGTCTCGATACCGAACCGAGAGCGGTCGATTCCATAGAGGCCGGAGAGCGCAGACGAGTAATCGCGGAGAGACCCGTTGAGACCGACGAAGACGAGTCGGTCCCCATGGCCCGAGAACGCGCCATCCGAGGTCTGACACTCCTCTGGGAAGCGCCCACCCCGGTCACGCTTGAATTCGTTTAACGCGGTCCGAAGTCGCATAGAGGTAGACGTTGGTCTCGAACCATAAGTATTGGCCGCTCGTCGCCCATCTTACCTCTATTCTTAGTAAACTTTCGTACCCTTTCTGACGACGGGGTAGGGGCCGTCTGCCGACTAAACAAGTATTCTCACGGGAGTAAATACAAAGTCACCCGGTACGTTCTACTGTACATATGCATCACCCAGGACCGCCGCAGTTCATGGCTGTCGGTGAGTCAGTCCAACTTGCACCGCGCGACCCAGCACCCGACGCCGAGTACGCGTGGCGCGTTCGAAGCGCGCCCGTCGCCAGCAGCCTCGAACTCGCCGAAGACGAGGCGGTCGTCCAGTTCGACCCCGACGCCGCGGGAACCTACGTCCTCGAACTCGACGCCCCGGATGGCACCCACACGCTGACCATCCGTGTCTTCCCCGGTTCGTACCTTCCCGCGGGGTCGGTCCGAAGCGGGGCCAGCGGGATGAGCGGAATGAGCGGTTACAGCGGCCAGAGCGGGTCTGCCCGGCCGACGCAGGTCAGCGGTGGCGCGTCAGGGTCCGGAAGCGGTGCCGATGAGGCCCAGCGTGGCGACGGGGGGCGCCCACGCATCCGTCTCGATGCCACCGTCGAAGACGACGTGGTCGTCGTTCGTGCCGACCCACAACCGAACCCGAACAGTGAGACCGACCGCGACGACCTGGTTGTCGAGTTCGTCGTCGACGACCGGGACGAAGTAGACGAGACTGCCGTCGAGACCGACGGCTGGGAACTCCGTGTTCCGCTCTCGGCTATCGGTGACAGACTTCGCGTCCACGCCGTCGCCATCGACGAGACGTACAGCGTCCCCGACACCGTCACCGTCGAACGCGATGCGCTGACCGACGGTGGCGTCGCGGAGACCGAAGTTGAAGCGAAGAGTCAAGCCGACGGCTCTGGCGCGCAGTCAGCGTCCGTCTCCCGCCCCAACGACCCACCAAAGTGGGCACAGGAGGTGACCCTCTACGAGATTTACGTCCGGGGCTACGCCTCTGACGACGACGAGGCCGACAACACCTTCGAGGCACTCGAAAAGCGACTCGACTACCTCGAATCGCTCGGCGTCGACTGCCTGTGGTTGACTCCTGTCCTCCAGAACGACCACGCGCCCCACGGCTACAACATCGTGGACTTCTACTCCATCGCGGAGGACCTCGGCACCCGAGAAGACTACGAGCAGTTCGTCGAGGCCGCCCACGACCACGGGATGAAGGTCCTCTTCGACCTCGTTTTGAATCACTCGGCGCGCGACCACCCGTTCTTCGAGGACGCGTACAAGAACCCCGACTCCGACTACTACGACTGGTACGAGTGGCAGGACAACGGTGAACCGGGCACCTACTTCGACTGGGAGTTCATCGCAAACTTCGACCACCGGAACCTCGACGTTCGACGCTACCTCCTCGACGCCGTGGACATGTGGGCCGACGTGGCCGACGGATTCCGCTGCGACATGGCGTGGGCCGTCCCCGACACCTTCTGGCAGGAGATTCGTGAACGCGTCAAGTCGAAAGACCCCGAGTTCCTCCTTCTCGACGAGACCATTCCGTACATCGCCGACTTCCACGAGGGGATGTTCGACATGCACTTCGACACGACGCTGTACTTCACGCTCCGGCAGGTCGGCCGCGGCGACGAACCCGCCGAGCGCATCCTCGACGCCATCGACCAGCGTGCCGAAGTCGGCTTTCCCGACCACGCGGCGTTCATGCTCTACCTCGAAAACCACGACGAGACGCGCTACATCGTCGAGTGCGGTGAGTCCGAAGCGATGGCCGCCGCGGGCGCACTCTTCACGCTCCCCGGCGTCCCGATGGTCTACGGCGGCCAAGAGATTGGTCAGCGCGGACGCCGCGACGCCCTCGCGTGGAAGCACGCCCGCGACGACATCCGCGACCACTACGAGCGACTCATCGAGGTCCGCGACGAGACGCCTGCACTCCGATACAATGGGTCGTTCCGGCGCATCGACTACGAGGCTGACTCCGACCGCGTCGTCGCGTTCGTCCGCGACCACGACGACGGGTCGTATCTCTGCGCGCTGAACTTCAGCGACGACCCGGTCACGGTCGACGTCGGTGACCTCGCAGTCGACGCCACGGACATCGTCTCCGGCGACTCCATCGCCGCCGAAGGTGGCCTTCGCGTCGACGACGTTGCAATCTGCCCCCTCGCCTGAGTACCTCTCGACAACCCTCTGTCAGCTGTTCACCCATTCACGATGAGCACGAAATACGGCACCCCGACGCTCCTATCCGACCGTACGGACGACCTCGTCTCGTGGTACGAGACGGTCGTTGCGAACTACGACGACACTTTCGAGGCCGCGAAAGAACTCTCGACACGACTCGGTGCGCACGTCAGCGACGACGCCGTCGAGTTCGGCTTCTGGACGCCCGAACTCGTCGAAGACGGCGTTCCTACCGACGCCGTCGAACTCGAGATACTGACGCCGCCTGCGGACCTCGACCCCGGCGAGACTGACCACCGTCAGGTCTCCTTCCAGCGTGACCGCATCTCGATGGAACGCGCCGGCGATTACCACTGGGCAGTCGTCGAAGGCGTCCGCGCGGGGACACGCGACACGCTCGGGTCACTTTACCAACTCGTCTACGAGGACGACGACGGTGAGGAACACACGATTCAGGACCCTGTCTCCTACTCCGTCCCGTTCGGTGCGTTCGCGCCCGCAGAGGTGTACGACCTGACCGTTCTCGACGAGACGCGCGCCGACCGAGAATACTTCGAGGCCCTCGGTACCGACGACGAACGCGTTTCGACCACCGAAGACGACGGCCTCCCGCGCATCGGCCCCGCGACGAGCATGCTGGAGATTCACCCCGGAACCGCCACCGAACGCGGGTCGCTCGCCGGCCTCGCCGAGGTGTACGAAGACATCGCCGCCAAACAGCGCGCCGGCGACGACCTCGACCCGTGGGAACGCGCCTTCGCCGGGTACGACGGCATTCAGGTGATGCCCGTCGAACCGCTGACCGAGAACGAAGAAGAACACGACTTCTGGTCGGTCGAATCCACGTCCGACGACGCACTCGACGTCGAAGTCGCACGCCCCGAGATGATAAACTGGGGCTACGACATCGTCGTCAGCGCCTTTTCTGCGCCGAACCCGGCCATCCTCGAAACCGGCCGCCCGGACGAACTCGTGGACTTCATCGCCGCGTGCCACGACCTGCCGCGACCCATCAAAGTCGTCTTCGACGTGGCACTCGGCCACGCCGACGACAGAGGTGCGGAACTCCTCTCCGACCGATACATCCTCGGCCCGGGGATGTACGGCAAGCACCTCGACTACACCGAACCGACAGCGCGTGCCGTCTTCCTCGAGATGCAGCGCCGGAAGATGGACTTCGGCGCCGACGGGATTCGCGTCGACGGCGCGCAGGACTTCACCTCCTACGACCCCGAAACCAGCGAAATGTACCACGACGACGACTTCCTCGCCGAGATGGACCGCGTCACACAGGAAGTCGCCGGCACAGAGTACCGGCCGTGGATGGTTTACGAGGACGGCCGTCCGTGGCCACGCGAAGACTGGGAACTCGCCTCGTCGTACCGTGCGCTCATCGAACAGCACCCCCACTCGTTCCAGTGGTCGCCCATCACGTTCGCGCACAACACGCCCGCACTGCTCACGTTCTGGGCGACGAAGTGGTGGCGTGTTCGCGAAGTCGGCGAGTTCGGCGGCAACTGGTTGACGGGCGTCGCCAACCACGACACTGTCCGCCGCGGGACGCAAATCGACCCGACGGTGGAGTTCAACCAGTCGCCGGTCAACCCCTACCTCGGTGAGGACTACCCCGAGACGCTCGACGAAGCGTACGACAACGCCGCGTCGTCGATGCTGTTCCACTGCTTCCTCCCGGGCGTTCCGATGGACTTCGTCCACGCCAACATGCGCGCCCCGTGGGGTTTCATGCGCGACACCGACCCGACGTGGAACGTCAAAGTCGTCTCCGACGAGTCGAAGTTCCTCTACTGGCAGGTGCGCGACGAGGACTTCGAAGACGACCGGTTCTTCCCCCGTGTGAAGAACCTCGGATTCGAGTCGCGTGAGGAACTCCTGACGTTCATGAACGCCCTCTCGTCTGCCGTCGGTGCGACCGACTACGACCTCGACGTGATGGCCGACATGCTCTCGGCGATGGACCAACCGCTCGGTGACGACCTTTCTGCGTCAGACCTCGAAGCCTACGGTTACGCGTGGATGCGCGACATCCACGAGTTCGCCAACCTGAGCCACTGGCACGACGCCCAGGACGACGAGCGCTCGGCGTACCGCCTCCAGACGAGAGAATTCCGCCACGACCGCCCG is drawn from Haloferax litoreum and contains these coding sequences:
- a CDS encoding glycoside hydrolase family 15 protein; translated protein: MRLRTALNEFKRDRGGRFPEECQTSDGAFSGHGDRLVFVGLNGSLRDYSSALSGLYGIDRSRFGIETDGETHWFDELESVRQHYYRETSLVETEYDAGEYTVHQYDLTLGRAHVTHVELRGAIPTDAHLTAFLTLAPEGRETQVGRLIHQDGGPNGTQAVEVFHRDEHDYVTASTGLDDVRGQIPERFDEMLSDDVFDFPREAVLNSYEDTHLSGDVVVSAPLEQNGRAARTTLVTQLSDHSEMDRVDALADLQHCALQHATADELRAAAREQAEVYVPEGTPRERIVRSDLRALSLLTAPSGARIAGPEFDPFYAHSGGYGYTWFRDDAEISRALAHADDAFELGLADRLATSAEFYCRTQLEDGTWPHRVWAVDGSIAPGWAHGRVEGAGDGEYQADQTASVLTYLATVLTERRDELDDELVGRIRSTIAAGISGLDSSLEDDGLPMACQNAWENMAGRFTHTAATFLQAYATIATAPLNEELREHAAEQAALVYEGLDKLWDEDREVYALRLDRNGERDDRLDSATFALVDAVDAYADIEEVDSETANRLVKHMAATLKGLYRNPRGDVAGLVRFEDDYWRAGGQDGEKVWSVATSWGANAAAKFGVLCDRLGKDGRRFVERATNLYELLQPDGPFSTDAGYLAEQVFDDGTPDSATPLGWPHAIRMETTAILAEIDALPAPKPAPTGPENRPRWTTGEKYGIGTVADHGSEDPSRLWYTLTEGALTEVRFPRVDLMNLRTLDFLVVDADPKAEYTARTHNETRRDDHADTVERRAEIVDEDALVFRHVITETGDGRGHEWELTVEYTIDPEHDAMLADVQFESFDGGEYELYTVADTALANTGTKDRGIRLGQLGSYHLVARDAGAFDAGEGRDTLLIDENGQEYSVAIALTTAGRFEWATVGVAGSKYLAEFFSKGELPTAQERVDDENVVLVGRIGTGDDLSETLALGLAEHADTAAALGEAAGALTRGYETVRGAYTDSWEEFLSDKDLPDSVASDPDLTAQYKTCLMSLRAVEDKTYLGAGIASPSVPWGEVVPAEESKGYGYNFVWSRDLYQVFTVFEAVGDIETSIDALEYIYTHQQDDRGFIPQNTYLNGRTRWGGEQMDNISFPQVMAYMLTEHGVTFDDVDYDYVNVKRSADYVARNGPPTAQERWEEEAGYSPSSIAAEIAGLACAAAVALDEGHDEDALVWLALADDWAERVDDWTATRTGTDRHTHTPYYVRITRDGEPDAGHLRTLANNGPTLDEREIIDGGFLELTRLGIKPADDEIIRNSIEETDETIRVDTPHGPAFYRYNGDGYGERERDEEGAPWSIDAKGKGRLWPIFTGERGEYELIAGTEAGKLAPKNLLRTMAAFSNSGRMLAEQVWDREHSTAFNWEFGEGTGSATPLAWSMAQFVRLAHGVDAGEPVETPAFVRERYVERDRPSGPSLRVSTRFKGDKLVVSGQTDAAVAAVKTPGETTLVEPEDESFEVEVAIEYGENQVTVAAATHTDLTKAGTTVSRFTL
- the malA gene encoding alpha-amylase MalA produces the protein MHHPGPPQFMAVGESVQLAPRDPAPDAEYAWRVRSAPVASSLELAEDEAVVQFDPDAAGTYVLELDAPDGTHTLTIRVFPGSYLPAGSVRSGASGMSGMSGYSGQSGSARPTQVSGGASGSGSGADEAQRGDGGRPRIRLDATVEDDVVVVRADPQPNPNSETDRDDLVVEFVVDDRDEVDETAVETDGWELRVPLSAIGDRLRVHAVAIDETYSVPDTVTVERDALTDGGVAETEVEAKSQADGSGAQSASVSRPNDPPKWAQEVTLYEIYVRGYASDDDEADNTFEALEKRLDYLESLGVDCLWLTPVLQNDHAPHGYNIVDFYSIAEDLGTREDYEQFVEAAHDHGMKVLFDLVLNHSARDHPFFEDAYKNPDSDYYDWYEWQDNGEPGTYFDWEFIANFDHRNLDVRRYLLDAVDMWADVADGFRCDMAWAVPDTFWQEIRERVKSKDPEFLLLDETIPYIADFHEGMFDMHFDTTLYFTLRQVGRGDEPAERILDAIDQRAEVGFPDHAAFMLYLENHDETRYIVECGESEAMAAAGALFTLPGVPMVYGGQEIGQRGRRDALAWKHARDDIRDHYERLIEVRDETPALRYNGSFRRIDYEADSDRVVAFVRDHDDGSYLCALNFSDDPVTVDVGDLAVDATDIVSGDSIAAEGGLRVDDVAICPLA
- the gghA gene encoding glucosylglycerol hydrolase; translated protein: MSTKYGTPTLLSDRTDDLVSWYETVVANYDDTFEAAKELSTRLGAHVSDDAVEFGFWTPELVEDGVPTDAVELEILTPPADLDPGETDHRQVSFQRDRISMERAGDYHWAVVEGVRAGTRDTLGSLYQLVYEDDDGEEHTIQDPVSYSVPFGAFAPAEVYDLTVLDETRADREYFEALGTDDERVSTTEDDGLPRIGPATSMLEIHPGTATERGSLAGLAEVYEDIAAKQRAGDDLDPWERAFAGYDGIQVMPVEPLTENEEEHDFWSVESTSDDALDVEVARPEMINWGYDIVVSAFSAPNPAILETGRPDELVDFIAACHDLPRPIKVVFDVALGHADDRGAELLSDRYILGPGMYGKHLDYTEPTARAVFLEMQRRKMDFGADGIRVDGAQDFTSYDPETSEMYHDDDFLAEMDRVTQEVAGTEYRPWMVYEDGRPWPREDWELASSYRALIEQHPHSFQWSPITFAHNTPALLTFWATKWWRVREVGEFGGNWLTGVANHDTVRRGTQIDPTVEFNQSPVNPYLGEDYPETLDEAYDNAASSMLFHCFLPGVPMDFVHANMRAPWGFMRDTDPTWNVKVVSDESKFLYWQVRDEDFEDDRFFPRVKNLGFESREELLTFMNALSSAVGATDYDLDVMADMLSAMDQPLGDDLSASDLEAYGYAWMRDIHEFANLSHWHDAQDDERSAYRLQTREFRHDRPWLLADLDEDEDYFTYRHPTDGTVLYYGFRNSPDGVSASEASGGSSDSLRSSDGDEQLLFAANMEGVPVEVSPEYLAADAAEDDNAPEIPTDGWEPALVAPGVDESTEVEIANGQAIVWRREP